The sequence GCGCTGATCAAGGGCGGCCACCTCCCCGGTGCGCCCGTGGACCTGCTCACCGACGGGTCGGGCGAGCACCGCTTCACCGCCGAGCGGCACGACAACCGGCACACCCACGGCACCGGCTGCACGCTCGCCTCCGCGATCGCGTCGTACCTCGCCCTCGGCGAGGACGTGCCCGGCGCCGTACGGCGGGCCAAGGAGTACGTCACGGGCGCGATCGCGCACGGCTTCCCGCTGGGCGCGGGCATCGGTCCCGTGGACCACGGCTGGCGGACGCGGGCGGACGTCTGAACGCCGACTCGCACCGTCGAGGTCGGCACAGGACCCGGGCCGTCCGGCGGCCTGGAGTGGTGCCGGGCGGCGACCACGCCGGCCGCGCCCGTACCCATGGCGCGGCCGGCGGTGTCATCGGTCGGGTGTGAGGAGAGGCTTCACGTCCAGGATCGGGGTCGCGTCGAGGGCTTCGAGGTTGCCGACATGGACGCGCGTTCCGTCGATGGCGAGGATGCGCACTTCATGCAGGCCGATCGGGTTGGGCCGGTCGGGACTGCGGGTGGTGAAGACGCCGGCGCGCGGGCGTGTGGCGTCACCGCGAGGGTGGACGGTGAGCGTGTCACGGTCGGCACGGTCGAGCCAGGTGAGCAGGAGCACGTCGG comes from Microbispora sp. ZYX-F-249 and encodes:
- the tsaA gene encoding tRNA (N6-threonylcarbamoyladenosine(37)-N6)-methyltransferase TrmO produces the protein MTECTLRVIGRVESPLTDRAVAPLQADEGAPAAWLVFDERYAPALEGLSPGTDVLLLTWLDRADRDTLTVHPRGDATRPRAGVFTTRSPDRPNPIGLHEVRILAIDGTRVHVGNLEALDATPILDVKPLLTPDR